ATTGTAAATTCATCTTTGCAAGTCGTACACTCTTTATCTTAATCCATTTTTTTGCTTTATCTATAGAGTGAATTACTTTGCTCTGCCGCGCTGCCAGGATTGAGAATAGAGCCAAATCAAGAATAATAACAACCCAGCCTGTAAGAGTGCTGATATAATTGAATGCAACAAATGCCAGCGCAACGCCTGCAATAATTGTGATGAGACGGTAGTAAGAAAGAGAATTACTTTTCTTATTTAAAAAGTTTATTCTTTCCGTTAGTTTGTTGATTATCTTTTCTTCGTGAACAAGAATTTCATTTCGTGTTGTCATTGCGGAAAATTACCTATTTCTTTAAAAAATTATAATAGTAATATAATTGCTGGAAAACATTGAATAGTTATGATGTAATAATTATCGGCGGCGGGGCAGCGGGACTTTTCTGTGCTTCTGAAGCAGGCAAAAGAAAAAAACGCGTATTAGTAATAGAGCACGAAGAGAAAGTCGGCAAGAAAATCCTCATCTCCGGAGGTGGCAGATGTAACTTTACAAATATGTACGCCTCACCTGAAAATTATATTTCACAAAATCCTCACTTCTGCAAATCTGCACTTGCAAGATACACTCAGCACGATTTTATTGAGTTAGTTGAAAGTTATAAAATATCTTATCACGAAAAAAAGTTAGGACAGCTTTTTTGTGACAGCACCTCGCGTCAGATTGTCGAAATGTTACTTGAGGAATGCAGCAAGTCAGACGTTCATGTAAAAGTAAACTGCAGCGTAAAATCACTCGATAAGAAAAATAACTTTATAGTTAAGACAAACCTTGGTGATTTTGAATCGGGAAGTGTGGTAATTGCATCAGGCGGACTATCAATCCCCAAGATGGGAGCGACATCATTCGGATATAAAATTGCTAAACAGTTTGGAATAAATTTAACAGAAACAAAACCGGCGCTCGTTCCGCTTTTGCTATCAAAAGAAGATTTGAACAAGTTCAGATTTTTAAGCGGAGTTTCGATTGATACGATTGTTTCAAACAATGAAATAAGCTTCAGGGAAAATATTTTGTTTACTCATAAAGGGCTCAGCGGTCCCGCTATTCTGCAAATATCTTCTTATCTGAAGGAGAATGAAGAAATAAAAATTGATTTAATTCCGGATAGAAATCTTGATGAAATTAAAAATTCAAAAGAGAAAATAGAATTAAAAACGTATTTGAAAAATTTCTTTGCCGAGAGATTTACTCAAGTGTTGAACGAAAATTATATTCCATCTAAACCTTTGTATCAGCTTAACGAAAAAGAAATTGATAACATAAATCATTTACTCAAAAATTTTGTGTTGAAGCCTGTGGGAGATGAAGGATACGAGAAAGCGGAAGTAACATTGGGGGGAGTAGATACAAATGAGCTTTCCTCAAAGACCATGATGGCAAAGAAGGCAGAAGGATTGTTTTTTATTGGGGAAGTCGTGGATGTAACAGGCTGGCTCGGTGGATATAATTTCCAATGGGCGTGGTCAAGCGGGTATGCAGCCGCAACAAATATTTAGATAATTACTATTTATTTTACCGCTAAGATGCAAAGTTCTGATACAATGAACGCAAAGATATTTTAAAATATTATAAATTTTATCTTCATTTGTTCTGCGTTTCTTTGCAGAAATTTTTCGCTTATTTGCGGTTAAATTCAGAATAAAGTTTTCAGTAAACAAAAAAGCCTGTCAGAAAAATCTAACAGGCTTTTATACTTATAAAATTATTTTAAAACCTTTTATTCAAATTTCTTTTTAGCAAGCACCACTGCTCCGATAATTCCTACAATAAGCAGGAATGAGGCGAGCTCAAAAGGAAGCGAGTAAGTGGTGGTCAGCTCTTTTCCAAGAGATTCTGCTGTACCGAGACCGAGTGCGCTTTCGCTTATCTTGTCAAATTTTCCGTAAAATCCTGCAAACACCGTAAATCCAAGCAAACACATTAATAATAAAGAAAGCAGAATAGCAGTCAGTTTTTTGAATCCAAGCACTTCCGACATTTTTCTTTCGTCACCCAGGTTCAGAAGCATAATTACGAACAGAAATAAAACCATGATGGCGCCCATGTATACAAGCACCTGAATAATGGCAATAAACTGAGCTCTGAGCAGTAGATAAATTCCTGATGTGGTGAAGAAATTTAAAATTAAAAACAGCGCGCTGTTAATCGGGCTTTTGCGGGTTATCATCATAACAGCTGAAAAAACAGCAAGTATTCCGAGTCCCCAAAACAGAAAAGTTTCTAATGTAAATGGCATAAAGAATAGTAAAGTGTAAATATACTCTTTCTAAAATAAAATTGTAATTACAAATTTTGGGTGAATTTTTATGAGAAATTTATTTGTTTAAACGCAAAGAGCGCAAAAATTATCGCAAAGTCCGCGAAGAGAATAAATAATTTGAAGAGTATTAATAATTTAAAAAGCGTTATTTTTGATTCTGTATTACTTTGCGTGCTTAGCGTAAACTTTGCGTTCTTCGCGTTTAAACCTGAGTGCGGGTTACCAAAGGAATTTTACCGCAATAAAATCCGTTGTAATTACTGCAATTCATTATTCGTTGAATATGCCAATCATTAAAAGTATTTTTATTTCGTATGCCTAAAAAACTCGCCCTTATTTTTTTATTTCTTCTTGCAGTTACAGATGTTTTCGCTGTGAATGTTTCCGGAGATACTACAAACGGAAAAAGAAAAGCTGAAGCCCTCTTTATAGAAGGAAAGACCCTCGAGCTTAAAAATAATTATCTCGGCGCAATTGAGGATTATAAAACAGCTCTTCAATATGATAAAGCCCCCGGAATATATTATGCTCTGGGAAATCTGTATTATTTTCTCGGAAAATATGAAGACGCTTTGACTTATACAAAGAAAGCAGTTGATATAGACCCGAATGAAACTGAGTATCTTGAGCGGCTCTCTTCTATATATATAGGCTTAAGCGACTATCCGAAGGCAGCTGAAATATTTGAAAAAATAATTACTGTTGATTCGAATTATACATACGGACTTTATACTCTTGCGCGGTTGTATCAGGAAATGAAGATGCCATCAAAGGCGATAACGATTTACGAAAGAATAACCGATAAGATCGGCTACGACTACGAAGTGCTGAGAAAGATGTACGATATTTATGTCGGATTTAAGGAGATGGATAAGGCAACTGAAACACTTGAGGCAATTTTAAAATTAAATCCGTTTAACTCGGAAATAAAGGGATTACTTGCTGCGCATTACAGGGAAATTGGCAGACTTGATGAAGCGGAAAAATTATATGAAGAAGTATTTGCTATAAGCCCCAAAGATAAAAATATTCAGGCAGAGCTTATAAAAATTTATTTTCAGAAGAATGATAACGATAAAGGATTTCAGAAATTCAGCCAGCTTCTCGGAAAGGATTCATTAGACTTCTATGAAAAGGTACAGGTCGGCGAAGTTTATTACAGACTGATCAACAACGATAAAGGCGCATTAGATATTACGACAAACATTTTTACAAGTCTGAACAATGAATATCCCGGCGAGTGGATTCCTTATTACTACCTCGGCGCAATTGATTTAATAAATCAGAATGAAGGCGCTTATCAGGAGAAGTTCAATAAGGCTATGCAGTACGGCGATACTGCAAGACAGGTTTTTTTACTCGTGGGTGTTTCATATTTTCAGAAGAACAAAATGCAGGATGCAAAAACTGCACTGGTAAAAGGACTTGAGAGATTCCCGAACGATTTTGATTTTTTAAATCTGCTTGGCAATATAGAGCAGACTTTAGGCAATGCATCAAATGCATTAACATATTATGAGAAGGCGAACGAACAAAATCCGGAAGATGTAAATAACTTAGTCGCTCTTGCAGGATTGTATGAGACATTCAAGCGATACAAAGAATCAAACGCTGCCTACGAAAAAGTTTTAAGTATTGATCCTGATAACGCATTGGCTTTAAACAACTATGCTTATTATTTATCAGTAAGAGGCGAGAGACTCGATTACGCAATGAAGATGTCTAAGAAGTCACTGGAAAATAATGGTGACAACGCTTCATACCTTGATACATACGGATGGATATTGTTTAAGCTCGGAAAAAATGAAGAGGCAAGAGATTATATACTGAAGTCACTGAAGGTAAACGGCAACTCAGCAGTTGTGAATGACCACCTGGGTGACATCTACGATGCACTTGGCGACAGGCCAAATGCAATGAAGTACTGGAAGAAGGCGTACGAACTTGCGCCGGATAATCAGGAATTCAAAAATAAGATTTCAAAATAATTTTTATAAATATAAAATATTCAAAATAATTTAACCTATGTCTAACCACCACAAAGTAATAATAATAGGTTCGGGACCGGCAGGATTTACTGCCGCATTATATACAGCACGGGCAAATTTAAATCCTATAATATTCGAAGGTCATCAGCCGGGCGGGCAACTGATGATAACAACTGAAGTTGAAAATTTTCCGGGTTTTGAACACGGAATACAGGGACCGGAACTGATGGATGTAATGAGAAAACAAGTACACAGGTTCGGAGCGAAATCGATTTATAAATTTATTACTAAAGTAGATTTTAATGTAAGGCCGTTTGTGCTTACAACAGATGATAACGATACTTATACAGCAGATACAGTGATTGTTGCTACAGGTGCTACAGCAAAATTGCTTGGACTTGAAAGCGAACATAAATTCATGGGATACGGAGTTTCTGCATGCGCTACGTGTGACGGATTCTTTTTCAGAAATCAAAGAGTGATAGTTGTCGGCGCAGGTGATACTGCAATGGAAGAAGCAAACTATCTTACAAGGCATGCATCGGAAGTCACAATTATTCACAGAAGCCAGAATTTCCGCGCATCAAAGATTATGCTTGATAGAGTAAAAGAAAATCCGAAAGTAAAATTTATCACCGATACAGTTATAGATGAAGTTGTAGGAACGGAAGAAGATTTTAAGAAAACAGTAACGGGAGTAAAATTAAAAAATGTTGTTACAGGCGAGATAACTGATTATCCCGTAGAGGGAGTGTTTATTGCAATCGGTCATAAGCCGAACACAGATATCTTCAAAGGAATTTTAGATATGGATGATGTAGGTTATCTGATTACAAAGAAGACAAGCTCAGAGACAAATATTCCCGGAGTGTTTGCATGCGGCGATGCGCAGGACAGCATTTACAGACAGGCAGTTACCGCCGCAGGCACAGGCTGCATGGCAGCAATTGATGCTGAAAGATATTTAGAAGCGAACCATAAGTAGAAATGGAAACTTCTCAGCTAATAGTATTACAGGATGTCGCTGATAAGTTAACTTCTATTGGAGTCGATTATATGCTGACCGGTTCTATGGCAGGATTTATTTATGCAATGCCAAGA
The genomic region above belongs to Bacteroidota bacterium and contains:
- a CDS encoding NADH-quinone oxidoreductase subunit J, which gives rise to MPFTLETFLFWGLGILAVFSAVMMITRKSPINSALFLILNFFTTSGIYLLLRAQFIAIIQVLVYMGAIMVLFLFVIMLLNLGDERKMSEVLGFKKLTAILLSLLLMCLLGFTVFAGFYGKFDKISESALGLGTAESLGKELTTTYSLPFELASFLLIVGIIGAVVLAKKKFE
- a CDS encoding tetratricopeptide repeat protein gives rise to the protein MPKKLALIFLFLLAVTDVFAVNVSGDTTNGKRKAEALFIEGKTLELKNNYLGAIEDYKTALQYDKAPGIYYALGNLYYFLGKYEDALTYTKKAVDIDPNETEYLERLSSIYIGLSDYPKAAEIFEKIITVDSNYTYGLYTLARLYQEMKMPSKAITIYERITDKIGYDYEVLRKMYDIYVGFKEMDKATETLEAILKLNPFNSEIKGLLAAHYREIGRLDEAEKLYEEVFAISPKDKNIQAELIKIYFQKNDNDKGFQKFSQLLGKDSLDFYEKVQVGEVYYRLINNDKGALDITTNIFTSLNNEYPGEWIPYYYLGAIDLINQNEGAYQEKFNKAMQYGDTARQVFLLVGVSYFQKNKMQDAKTALVKGLERFPNDFDFLNLLGNIEQTLGNASNALTYYEKANEQNPEDVNNLVALAGLYETFKRYKESNAAYEKVLSIDPDNALALNNYAYYLSVRGERLDYAMKMSKKSLENNGDNASYLDTYGWILFKLGKNEEARDYILKSLKVNGNSAVVNDHLGDIYDALGDRPNAMKYWKKAYELAPDNQEFKNKISK
- a CDS encoding NAD(P)/FAD-dependent oxidoreductase, yielding MNSYDVIIIGGGAAGLFCASEAGKRKKRVLVIEHEEKVGKKILISGGGRCNFTNMYASPENYISQNPHFCKSALARYTQHDFIELVESYKISYHEKKLGQLFCDSTSRQIVEMLLEECSKSDVHVKVNCSVKSLDKKNNFIVKTNLGDFESGSVVIASGGLSIPKMGATSFGYKIAKQFGINLTETKPALVPLLLSKEDLNKFRFLSGVSIDTIVSNNEISFRENILFTHKGLSGPAILQISSYLKENEEIKIDLIPDRNLDEIKNSKEKIELKTYLKNFFAERFTQVLNENYIPSKPLYQLNEKEIDNINHLLKNFVLKPVGDEGYEKAEVTLGGVDTNELSSKTMMAKKAEGLFFIGEVVDVTGWLGGYNFQWAWSSGYAAATNI
- the trxB gene encoding thioredoxin-disulfide reductase, which encodes MSNHHKVIIIGSGPAGFTAALYTARANLNPIIFEGHQPGGQLMITTEVENFPGFEHGIQGPELMDVMRKQVHRFGAKSIYKFITKVDFNVRPFVLTTDDNDTYTADTVIVATGATAKLLGLESEHKFMGYGVSACATCDGFFFRNQRVIVVGAGDTAMEEANYLTRHASEVTIIHRSQNFRASKIMLDRVKENPKVKFITDTVIDEVVGTEEDFKKTVTGVKLKNVVTGEITDYPVEGVFIAIGHKPNTDIFKGILDMDDVGYLITKKTSSETNIPGVFACGDAQDSIYRQAVTAAGTGCMAAIDAERYLEANHK